AAAGTATTGTTTTCGTAGGCTTCTAAATTCAACTTGGATACAACTTGATCAtgttatcaaattaaaattaatttcaattcattaataatatataatattttacacATCTAATCAATTATCAGTTTTGTACTTTTGTTAGAGAACAAATTTTCTTTAACCAACCATCAGTAACAAAGTAGTAAATAAACAAAGATTAAGGAATTGAAATAACTATTTACAAGAAAAGAGAAATGTTAGTTAAAAAAAACTACTTCAAACTCTGCTTCCTTTAAAATAACACAAATTATAGTAACTTATTTTCTTttatgagtatatatatatatatatatgatatttaatttatttttaatatatatttcatattttaacatatattctatacggataattaatttaatagctaAATTTTAGTGCACATGTAGTATAActgcataattatatataaattccGTTTGAAGTTGCAATTAACTTTCACTATTACAAACTATTTAAGATATTTTGCAAACTTAGTGATTATCTAGTAGTATCttcgattaaaaaaaataaaaataagaaaaagaaacttATATGTTACATCATATATTGGTTTAGATAAATAGACTACAGGTATCAATCAAGATTGAGGTGATTAGAATGGGTATAAAATATAAGTTTGGCACATGGCTGACATCTCTTATGGTTATGGTCCATTTTATTCCTCCCTGATAATAAATGAGTTGTAGCATTCCTCATTgagtaataaattaataatgaatTGGTTTACCAGGCGTGTAAGCTGCATAAACTTGGAAGAAAAGAAACCAACTATACAATCACAAAGAACAAAGctgaaagataataataataataataaaagtaatgtTGAGCATAGTTAGGACCACTAAATACAGTAATGTATTGCCAGACAGCTAGAAATTAGTTAAGAATTTTGACATAGGAGGAGTATTTGTTAAAGGGAATCAAACAATAGTGATTACATTTATTTATCAAGAACATCAATAGAAATGCGAATTCAATATGCTAAAAGATTTGATAATGTTCTACCCATTTGGTATTTTTGAAATCATAAGAAAAGAATATATGCTACGGGAAATCAATATCAAAGGGATTAATGCTTCCTTGGAAGATTAACAACTTGAgaggaaaacaaaataataataataaaaaacaccaTGTAACTAGCTCGTTAGAACATagtctaataaattaaaaagtaaaaaatcagTGTAAAGTACAACAAGGGATGAAAAAATATAAGGAATAAATCCATTATGACGAGTAATTCTCCTCTCAACTGTACCATTCCAATATTTCAGGCCAAAATCTTCCTAACTTCtcatcatgatgatgatgacgacgacgacgacgacaacGATAAGCCTCTCACAATTTTAAACTACCAAGACTTGCAGATAACTTTCATTTTCATATCTTCTTTCAATGATTGTACTCTGAACACTCCACAAGCTCTAAGGTTCAATCACAAAAAGGGGCTGCAAGGgaacaaaaataaatcaaaacaatgATGATGGACAAGTTAATCTGttactttgaaaattttttacattCTCGGATCAATGTATCTGAATATAACTAGGATCTGGATATGGTGATAGAAGGATGTATCAAATTTTCACTGCGAGATTAAGGGGAACAAAAGAAGTATTTAGTTGAAGACCTAGAATGTACTTACCATGTCAACACTAACAGGCTTGCCATCTTCTGCAAGGATTTCGACTATAGTTCCTGATTGATCAGCCTGTATATACATACACAAGACACAAATTTGTAGTTCAAGATGGAAAGAAAATCTGAAGAACTGTGAAGTGAAGATAATGCTACAACTTATGCATCTCccattgatttttaaatttgcatTCCATAGTTACTAACCAAGAAAATCAAGTTAGTTTACTGCATGCACTATGCAATTTTTTATTGCATAGTTCATTTGATGGAAATGTCAACCATAATGCTTCCTTAAATAATTCAACAAGTTTTTGCACTTTGCTTTGCTATAACCACCAGCATAAAAGAAGTATACCTATTTTATACATAAGAACTCATAAAACACTAGAAAAAACTCCACCTTAAGCAGGACAAAAATTATAGCTATTATCgggatactttttttttttttggttatgttAGGACTTCGTTGTAATAAATTCTATATACATACGTGAAGAACCAGTAGCCTCACAAAAAGACAAAAAGCAAAACTAAAACACATACACAAACAGGAAAATGCAAGAGTCAGTTCAAAGTACTCTGAATCAAGCAATTACTAAAAGTCCTATAAAGCAAAGTTTATAGAAAAACTATTTGCATATTATGATACATGGATGAGTACCACAGGAGTGAGATTCAATAGGACATGAGGAGCAAATActaccaaaaatgaaaaaaaaaaaaaaaaaaagatgctaAAGTGCAGAAGATCAACCCACATACTCCCCCTTTCCTTATTTATGTTGACATCATCTTCTTTCCGAAAAGTATATCTTTCATGGGAAAAGGCATCACACTTTAATCATATTTTAAAGTCGATAGAGAGGAATGAAGACCGCTTAGCAAATTGAGAACCTTAAATCTCAACCTTCAACATGCACCGCATAAAAGTCAAGTGATATACTATTCATGGTGGGATTTGAGTATTAGAAAGCAACTTGCAAGTAGTTTTCCAAGGCACTCACTTCAGAGAATTAATCAATAATTAGTAACCATTGACAGTGCTACACACTGAATGGTTTCTCTTTCAATAGAAAAAGGACAAAAAGAAGATACCAAACAATAGCAAATGATCTATCTATATGTGCAACCAAACACCATTGAATTCTATCAAAAACTGAAATCTTGGTACCATGTAGAGCAAGGTATACCTACTGAAGCATGAGACAATCACAATGGATGTTTCTAGTTACGTGTGTGACATAATTAATTGTCAGATCTTCATAAGCCTAACTCTGTCTTCTTGTATTGCTTTAGTTTAAGTTTTTGTTCTATCTTGGAATTACACCTTACTGTACTCCTTTATATATCTGCTTCAATTCCAATGATATTCTTCTTATATGGAATCATCTTTTGCTAGGTCTACCATCCTTAATCATTCAACCTACAATTCCTACTGATCATCAACCTGTTCATGATGTGATCTAAAATTCTAGCTAGTATAGAGGATGATAAGGAAGGACATTGGCTATCAGGACTTAATCACTATTTTCCATATCCATTGGCTCAAAAGGTCAAAATGCATTAGATATGTGCTAGGGACTTCATTAAGCATTTCATTGCTTCATCAGTTGATACCCAATAATTGAGAATTTTCAGAAGATTTGCTTTGCAAACttaatctcaattttttttcttataccaAAGAATGTTTTATCatatcacaaaataaacaaatgaTCAGAGATACAAAGCCGTaccaaaaattattaaaattatcaaacatGCAGGGAGAAAAGGAAAATTATAATTACCTAAAGTAAAACAAATCTTGTAAACCCATAAAAGGGGGGAGGGGGGACACTATTCTTATGTGGCAGGAAAAGAACTAGAAGCACCATATTAAAAATCAAAACTATGAGGATGCAAACAGAGATGATAAGACTTGAGAAGCATTGCATGCATGCCCAATAACTTCATATTCTGAAGGCATAATGCATGGAACACACTTTTAATCAAATTTTGCAAAAACATATGTATGAACTTACTTCTATTTCATTCATCAATTTCATCGCCTCGATGATGCACAACACTTGGCCCTTCTTTACTTTGTCTCCAACCTAAATAAAGAGTCCTTACATGTAAGGGGGGAACAAAAGGGGACAAAAAAggatgacaaaaaataaataaataatttttaaggaAGGTCTACCTTCACAAATGGAGGTTCACCAGGACCAGGACTGCGGTAAAATGTCCCTGCCATAGGACATTTAAGAGGCGGAAGTGATGATTTAGTTGACTTTGCAGCAGGTGGAGAAGCTGATGCTGCACGGGTAGCAGGAGTTGGGGCAGGTGCTGGAGAAGATGCTGGAGCAGCAGGTGGCGCTGCAAGTGATGGGGGTGGATAGTACATGGCAGGCTGAGCAGGAGGCTGTGGTTGAGGCATAGCCTCCCTCTTCCTGATCATTACTTCACAGTCATGCTGCTTCAACTGCAACTCTACAATGTCTCTTGAATCAACAAGTCTGCAGAAGAAAATTGAgcaattgattattattattattatcatcatcaccacTTAGTTTATTACATGAAACTTAGAATCGTTGGAAGCTTATTCACTAATTAGTAATTACTAGTAAAAGAAAGAGATCTGGTTGGTTACTTGACAAGGCTTGCAACTTGAGTAATAAACTGAGAGATAGATTCTTGAGAAGCCAAGACTCCAGACGATGTTCCACTCGAAGGTTTGGCAGTCGCTTCGGCCTCTGAATTGGCTGTTGTAGGAGCGACAGCATTTGAGGAACCATCAAGAGAAACCTTGTTCCAGATGCAAAAAAGGagcattaaaaataattgaaaatggAAAACAAACATGGAAAGAGGAAGAAACTCATAGGCATGAAATGGCTATCAGATTATGTATCATTCACTTCATTCAACAATCGACAAGTATAATCGCCTTTTTGgtaattgatgcatttttttttttaatcatggaACACATTACCCAACCAAAACCAAGAAAAACTTCATAGGAACAAAGGGAGTGTTATGGTACCTCATCCAATTGTGCCTTCACCCTTGGGCATACAATTTGACATGGTGGGGATCCCTATACATACACAGATATATACAAACATATAATGTCATATCATATCATGAAAATCTTATACAGTAAAATGCTTGCAGAAAAATTCTTCACATCAATTCAATTCCTTCACAGCATATCAGGACAAAATTAGTGCCTAATTACTCAAACCTTACACTAATCATTACCAAATGAAACAAATTATTAAGCTAATTTCTTTTCTCCCCAATCATAGAGCACATGAATTATGCAAGATATAAAATCTACAAGTGCCAAATTCCCAAAATTAGCTAAGTAAATAAGTGTGCTAGTTAGGGGAATAAGTGGTACATTAAGCAAAACCCTAAAAgggaaaagtgaaaaaggaagcgAATTTGGATATGGGTTAGTGCATTGATAAGAGCGAGAATGAAAAAATGGAGAAAAGAAGGTACCTTGGTGAGGAAAGGAAGGTTGGGTTTAGGAGAGAGACGGAAAGAGAGGTTGGAGTGAGAGAAGCGGAAATGATTGATTTTGGGTTTGGGTTTTGAGGGAGTGGGAAGCGAAGAAGATGCGGAAGAAGCAGTTGAAGCGAAAGAAGATGCCATTGTTGTGTTGATGAAAGGGATGAGTGAGTGGAGTGTCAAGTTTAGAGGTTAGCATTCAATTCAGCAACACAAAACAGCAATGTTCCTTTTCTTCCTCTGCTTCTCTCTCCACGTGCACtattccatttcttcttcttttctttgtgtgtatatgtgtttttttttaattaattaattattttagttttgatttttatttttttatattttactttaaaaaatatttagggTTTAGTTAACATGTGCTTTGAGACACATAATAAAgttatcaattaaattttttttataaaaaatgatataaaatttaattttttaatatatttattttatatttattaaaacaaattatttaaaattctttatttctaAAAACTTTAAATTGTGTTCTTAGACCACATATAGTAGCTAAATCCTATTTTTGCCTATGACCAAAGCATTGATCGTTGTCATTGATGATGAGTAAGGTGATT
The sequence above is drawn from the Arachis hypogaea cultivar Tifrunner chromosome 4, arahy.Tifrunner.gnm2.J5K5, whole genome shotgun sequence genome and encodes:
- the LOC112797580 gene encoding biotin carboxyl carrier protein of acetyl-CoA carboxylase, chloroplastic, translated to MASSFASTASSASSSLPTPSKPKPKINHFRFSHSNLSFRLSPKPNLPFLTKGSPPCQIVCPRVKAQLDEVSLDGSSNAVAPTTANSEAEATAKPSSGTSSGVLASQESISQFITQVASLVKLVDSRDIVELQLKQHDCEVMIRKREAMPQPQPPAQPAMYYPPPSLAAPPAAPASSPAPAPTPATRAASASPPAAKSTKSSLPPLKCPMAGTFYRSPGPGEPPFVKVGDKVKKGQVLCIIEAMKLMNEIEADQSGTIVEILAEDGKPVSVDMPLFVIEP